In Marinibacterium anthonyi, the DNA window GGTCTGGCGGTCACCCGGCTGCATGGATTCGCGGCACTGCGCCCCCAAGGCGACACCAGCGCCCTGTCCGACCTGGCGGCGGGATGTGTCGAGGGGCTGGACGCTTTCCGCGCCCCTGCCCCGGAACCGGAACTGGAAAGCCGCCGCAAGGGGGGCCTGTCCGACGCGCAGGAGGCGCACCTGCTGCGCTGGGGCTATCCCTACGTGATGGAGCAGTTCCGCTTTCACATCACCCTGTCGCGGCGGCTGGGGGACGAGGCGGACAGCGTCGAGGCCTGGCTGAAGGAGAACCTCGGCCCGCTGTTGCCCGTGCCGTTCCACATCCCCGACATGGCGCTGGTCGGCGAAGGCCCGGACGGCCGTTTCCGCCTGATCCATCGTTACACGCTTTCGGGCTGAAGGGCGGCGCGAACGGCGGTGACGGTGTCTTCGAGGGCACCGGAATTGTCGATCTCGTGCACGTTCAGCAGGCCGTCGGGCAACGGCAGGGATCCGCGCGACAGGCGGCGTTTCTGTTCGTCTTCCGCCTCGCGCCCGCGGCCGGCGAGACGGGCGGCCAGCACGGCTGGCGGCGCGGTAAGCGAGATGACCTGCAACCCCGGAAAGACCTCCTGCGCCCGCAGAAGCACGGCGCGGGACAGGTTCACGACGACGGTCCGCCCGTCGGCCAGGTCGTCGCGGATGACCTGCGGGATGCCGTAGTGCAACCCGTGGGCGGGCCAGGACAGCACGAATTCCCCGGCAGCCTCGCGGGCCAGGAAATCCTCTTTGGCCACGCCTTCGAAATCTTCGCCCCCCGCCTCGGATGGGCGGGTGATCACGCGCCGCGCCAGGACACAGGCAGGATCGGCGGCGACCAGCGCCTCCATCACGCTGTCCTTGCCGACGCCCGAAGGCCCGACCACCGCGACGAGACGACCCAAGCAGTGATCCGTCATGCCGCCCGCACCGGGGTGAAGACCGACACATCGACCTCGCGGTCGCAAACCACCTCGCGTGCGGCGATGTCGTGGAAGATCCCGACGATGGCGGCACCGCGCGCCTTGGCCTCGGTGATCAGGTCCAGCACGACCTGGCGGTTGCCCGCGTCAAGGCTGGCGGTGGGTTCGTCCAGCAGCAGCGCCGGGTAGTCGTGGGCGAAGCCGCGGGCGATGTTGACCCGCTGCTGTTCGCCGCCCGAGAAGGTGGTGGGGCTGAGACCCCAGAGCGGTTCGGGAATGTTGAGGCGGGACAACAGCTCGCCGGCCCGGGCCCGGGCCGTCTCGCGGTCAACGCCCACGGCCAGAAGCGGTTCGGCGACCACGTCCAGCGTCGGCACGCGCGGCACCACGCGCAGGAACTGACTGACATAACCCAGCGTCTCGCGGCGCAGCTTCAGGATCTCGCGCGGCTCGGCGGTGACCACGTCGATGCCCCCCACCACGATCTTCCCCGATGCGGCCAGGTAATTGCCGTAGATCAGCCGCATCAGCGTGGATTTGCCCGCGCCGGACGCGCCGGTCAGGGCGATGCATTCGCCAGGGGCCACGCGCAGGGACGCGCCGGTCATCACGGGCAACACGGTGCCGCCCTGGTTATGGAGCGTGAAGCTCTTCGAGACGTTCTGAACATCGATCATCCGGGTCACTCCGGTTATGGCCGCTAGAGCCAGCGGCGCCATTTGAAGATTGCATAGGCCAGGACGGAGGATCCGACCATGACCAGAAGCGCAAGCGGATAGCCCCAGGGCGAGGTAAGCTCGGGCATCCGGGTGAAGTTCATGCCGTAGATCGACGCGATCAGGGTCGGCGGCATGAAGAAGACCGCGACGATCGAGAAGATCCGCATCGACGTGTTCTGATCGACCGAGATCAGCCCCAGCGTCAGGTCGGTGGCAAAGCCGATGCGTTCGCTGACCGATGCGCCATGTTCCACCAGCGCGCGGATGTCGTGCATGGCGCCGTCGATGATGTGCAGCAGGTCGGCATCGACCGAGGCGTGGATCTGGCGGTGAAAGCTGAGCGCGCGTTCCAGCGACAGCAGCCCCAGCCGCACACGACCCAGCAATTCGCCCTGAAGCCCGAGGTTGCGCAGCGTGGTCCTGAGCATTCCCGGCTGGCTGTAGCCCTCGTCGTCCAGCACTTCGGCCAGCAGCTTGTCGAGTTCCTCGGCGATGCCTTCGATCAGGTCGGCCTGGCGGCCGATGATCTCTTCGGCCAATCCCATGGCGATCCGGTGCGGCGACGTGCAGCCGGCGGCCGAGGTGGCGGCGCGTTGCGGGTAGGTCGCGAAGGGCCGGGGCGCGTGGTAGCGCACGGTGACCAGCCGGTCGGGCGACAGGATCAGGGTGACCGGCAGCGCCTTCTGGGACCCATCGGCACGCAACCCGGGCAGGACGACGGTCATGTAGTCGATGTCCTCGACCCGGTAGAGCCGGTTCGACACCTCGATCTCGCGCATTTCGGCAAAGCTTGGCAGGGTGATGCCAAAGGGCGCGATGGCCGCGGCCTCCTCCGCGGTCGGTTCGAACAGGTCGATCCAGACCGCGCCGGCGGGGTCGGACCCCGCCCGCATTTCGTTCAGCTGGTTGCCGGAACTGGAGAAGAGCCGCATCATGAGAGATCAGACCTGCAGGACGGAAGACACCAGCAACTGCGTATAGGCATGCTGCGGATCGTCAAGCACCTGATCGGTCAGACCGGTTTCCACCACGTGGCCGTCCTTCATCACCATCAGCCGGTCGGCCAGCAGGCGCACGACGGCCAGGTCATGGGTGACGATCAGCGCCGAAAGCCCCATTTCGCGGACCAACCCGCGCAGCAGGTCCAGAAGGCGCGCCTGCACCGACACGTCAAGCCCGCCGGTCGGTTCATCCATGAACACCAGCCGCGGCCCGGTGACCAGGTTGCGCGCGATCTGCAGCCGCTGCTGCATGCCGCCCGAGAAATGCGAGGGCCGGTCGTCGATCCGGTCGGTGTCGATTTCCACCCGGCCCAGCCAGTCTTCGGCCGAATTGCGGATGGAGCCATAGTGGCGCGCGCCTACGGCCATCAGCCGTTCACCGATATTGCCGCCGGCGCTGACGCCCATGCGCAGGCCCTCGCGGGCGTGCTGGTGGACAAAGGCCCAGTCGGTGCGGCCCAGCATCCGGCGCGCGGGTTCGGACATGGTCAGGGTGTCGACCGGCCCGTCGGTGCGGGTGTCGAATATCACCTGGCCGCCGTCGGGGGGCAGATGGCCGGCCAGGCAGTTCAGCAGGGTGGATTTTCCGGAGCCGGATTCGCCCACGATCCCCATGACCTCGCCGGGGTAGAGATCGAAGGAGACGTCGGCACAACCGATGCGCCCACCGTAAAGCTTGGATACGTCGCGCACTTGCAGCAAGGGGGTCATTGGGTATCTCCTGCACAAGAATTTTCGGCGAAAATTCTCGATCGGCATTTTTCGCAGAAAAA includes these proteins:
- a CDS encoding putative phosphonate metabolism protein, with the protein product MEFSRYALYYAPPEDAGWTRLATSWLGWDMTAGAEVAPPDAPGIDVAEITARPRKYGLHATMKPPFRLAEGRTFAELEAATAALCARLKPVTLDGLAVTRLHGFAALRPQGDTSALSDLAAGCVEGLDAFRAPAPEPELESRRKGGLSDAQEAHLLRWGYPYVMEQFRFHITLSRRLGDEADSVEAWLKENLGPLLPVPFHIPDMALVGEGPDGRFRLIHRYTLSG
- the phnN gene encoding Ribose 1,5-bisphosphate phosphokinase PhnN, translating into MTDHCLGRLVAVVGPSGVGKDSVMEALVAADPACVLARRVITRPSEAGGEDFEGVAKEDFLAREAAGEFVLSWPAHGLHYGIPQVIRDDLADGRTVVVNLSRAVLLRAQEVFPGLQVISLTAPPAVLAARLAGRGREAEDEQKRRLSRGSLPLPDGLLNVHEIDNSGALEDTVTAVRAALQPESV
- the phnL gene encoding Alpha-D-ribose 1-methylphosphonate 5-triphosphate synthase subunit PhnL, whose protein sequence is MIDVQNVSKSFTLHNQGGTVLPVMTGASLRVAPGECIALTGASGAGKSTLMRLIYGNYLAASGKIVVGGIDVVTAEPREILKLRRETLGYVSQFLRVVPRVPTLDVVAEPLLAVGVDRETARARAGELLSRLNIPEPLWGLSPTTFSGGEQQRVNIARGFAHDYPALLLDEPTASLDAGNRQVVLDLITEAKARGAAIVGIFHDIAAREVVCDREVDVSVFTPVRAA
- the corA gene encoding Magnesium transport protein CorA, which translates into the protein MMRLFSSSGNQLNEMRAGSDPAGAVWIDLFEPTAEEAAAIAPFGITLPSFAEMREIEVSNRLYRVEDIDYMTVVLPGLRADGSQKALPVTLILSPDRLVTVRYHAPRPFATYPQRAATSAAGCTSPHRIAMGLAEEIIGRQADLIEGIAEELDKLLAEVLDDEGYSQPGMLRTTLRNLGLQGELLGRVRLGLLSLERALSFHRQIHASVDADLLHIIDGAMHDIRALVEHGASVSERIGFATDLTLGLISVDQNTSMRIFSIVAVFFMPPTLIASIYGMNFTRMPELTSPWGYPLALLVMVGSSVLAYAIFKWRRWL
- the phnK gene encoding Putative phosphonates utilization ATP-binding protein PhnK, whose product is MTPLLQVRDVSKLYGGRIGCADVSFDLYPGEVMGIVGESGSGKSTLLNCLAGHLPPDGGQVIFDTRTDGPVDTLTMSEPARRMLGRTDWAFVHQHAREGLRMGVSAGGNIGERLMAVGARHYGSIRNSAEDWLGRVEIDTDRIDDRPSHFSGGMQQRLQIARNLVTGPRLVFMDEPTGGLDVSVQARLLDLLRGLVREMGLSALIVTHDLAVVRLLADRLMVMKDGHVVETGLTDQVLDDPQHAYTQLLVSSVLQV